In one Achromobacter spanius genomic region, the following are encoded:
- a CDS encoding diguanylate cyclase yields MDIFTTIRTHIAALGLPLYAVSASAVQKSDTPILLTLHWHGFKPDRTAIAQPLRSVAASALQLNQRWNDVAEIDEAVLEAGWRLGAWDVERVAHPGWCRLNAPLEEAVACRRAFADYSDLPGGQERVALEAPDHSALMELAARKGYLRWMFRPRKNGIWNQTDADDATVDAEGGRSQPRPVHASPTAKLQKRVTFRLGKAVGIWVSGEPLR; encoded by the coding sequence ATGGACATCTTCACGACTATCCGCACGCATATCGCCGCGCTGGGCCTGCCGCTATACGCGGTCAGCGCCAGCGCGGTGCAAAAGTCCGACACGCCTATTTTGTTGACGCTGCACTGGCACGGCTTCAAGCCCGACAGGACGGCGATTGCGCAGCCACTGCGGTCGGTGGCGGCGTCGGCCTTGCAGCTGAACCAGCGCTGGAATGACGTGGCTGAAATCGACGAAGCCGTGTTGGAAGCCGGATGGCGCTTGGGCGCTTGGGACGTGGAGCGCGTGGCGCATCCCGGTTGGTGCCGCCTGAATGCGCCGCTGGAAGAAGCCGTGGCCTGCCGGCGGGCCTTTGCCGACTATTCCGATCTGCCCGGCGGGCAGGAACGCGTCGCGCTGGAAGCGCCCGATCACTCGGCGCTGATGGAACTGGCTGCCCGGAAAGGATATCTGCGGTGGATGTTCCGGCCGCGCAAGAACGGCATCTGGAATCAGACGGACGCGGATGATGCCACCGTGGATGCTGAAGGAGGGCGTTCGCAGCCCCGTCCCGTGCATGCCTCGCCCACCGCCAAGCTGCAAAAGCGCGTGACTTTTCGGCTGGGAAAGGCGGTCGGCATCTGGGTCTCTGGTGAGCCACTTCGTTGA
- a CDS encoding tautomerase family protein translates to MPYVNIKVTREGTAPGATATTPEQKRALIKGVSDLLFDVLGKPRASTFVVIDEVDMENWGVGGLAVPEYRAQQAKADT, encoded by the coding sequence ATGCCCTACGTAAATATCAAAGTTACTCGTGAGGGCACCGCGCCCGGCGCGACGGCCACAACGCCCGAACAGAAGCGAGCGCTGATCAAAGGCGTCAGCGATCTGCTGTTTGACGTGTTGGGCAAGCCGCGAGCGTCGACCTTCGTGGTGATAGACGAAGTGGATATGGAAAACTGGGGCGTCGGCGGCCTCGCCGTGCCTGAGTATCGAGCGCAACAAGCCAAGGCCGACACGTAG
- a CDS encoding TetR/AcrR family transcriptional regulator, producing the protein MPTPPIRLTDRKRQAIVRAAVEEFRSAGFDATSMDRIAAVAGVSKRTVYNHFPSKETLFSLILEELWASSAASVALAYRPDVALDQQLRQLLMQKLDLLADPNFIDLARVAMAEIIHSPERAQAIVCRMGEKEGGETAWIRAAIQDGRLMDVDPEFAGHQLQGLVKSFAFWPQVTLGQPPLSAAERKRVADSAVEMFLGCYARRG; encoded by the coding sequence ATGCCCACCCCCCCGATCCGCCTGACCGACCGCAAACGCCAGGCCATCGTGCGCGCGGCGGTGGAAGAATTCCGGTCGGCCGGATTTGATGCCACCAGCATGGATCGCATTGCCGCCGTGGCGGGCGTCTCCAAGCGCACGGTCTACAACCATTTCCCCAGCAAGGAAACGCTGTTCTCGCTGATTCTTGAAGAGCTATGGGCCAGCAGCGCGGCCAGCGTTGCGCTGGCTTATCGCCCCGACGTCGCGCTGGATCAGCAGTTGCGGCAGTTGCTGATGCAAAAGTTGGACCTGCTGGCGGACCCGAACTTCATCGACCTGGCGCGCGTGGCCATGGCCGAAATCATCCATTCCCCCGAACGCGCCCAGGCCATTGTGTGCCGCATGGGCGAAAAAGAGGGCGGCGAAACGGCCTGGATACGCGCGGCCATCCAGGACGGGCGGCTAATGGATGTGGACCCCGAGTTCGCCGGCCACCAGTTGCAGGGGCTGGTCAAGAGCTTTGCTTTTTGGCCGCAAGTCACGCTGGGGCAGCCGCCCTTGAGCGCCGCCGAGCGTAAGCGCGTGGCGGATTCGGCGGTGGAGATGTTCCTGGGGTGCTACGCGCGGCGGGGGTGA
- the groL gene encoding chaperonin GroEL (60 kDa chaperone family; promotes refolding of misfolded polypeptides especially under stressful conditions; forms two stacked rings of heptamers to form a barrel-shaped 14mer; ends can be capped by GroES; misfolded proteins enter the barrel where they are refolded when GroES binds), which translates to MSAKDIQFHDNARARVVKGVNILADAVKVTLGPKGRNVLLERSFGAPTITKDGVSVAKEIELKDKFENMGAQIVKQVASKTAGVAGDGTTTATVLAQAIVQEGMKYVASGMNPMDLKRGVDQAVQAVVENLKTLSKPISTSKEIAQVASLSANSDETIGQIIAQAMDKVGREGVITVEDGKSLDNELDVVEGMQFDRGYLSPYFVTDPEKQVAQLDEPLVLLHDKKISNIRDLLPVLEIAAKAGKPLMIVAEDVDGEALATLVVNSIRGVLKVVAVKAPGFGDRRRAMLEDIAILTGATVISDETGMQLEKTTLEQLGGAQRVEVRKEASVIIGGAGKQADIEARVAVLRKQVDEATSDYDREKLQERVAKLAGGVAVIKVGAATEVEMKEKKDRVDDALHATRAAVEEGIVPGGGVALLRARTAIHGLKGANADQDAGIRIVLRALEAPLRAIVTNAGDEPSVIVAKVLEGKGNHGYDAATGNYGDLVELGVIDPTKVTRTALQNAASIAGLILTTDATVAQLPEESKAPAAPSPEMSF; encoded by the coding sequence ATGAGTGCCAAGGACATTCAATTTCACGACAACGCGCGCGCCCGCGTGGTGAAGGGCGTCAACATTCTGGCCGACGCCGTCAAGGTCACGCTGGGACCCAAGGGCCGTAATGTGCTGCTGGAACGCAGCTTCGGCGCGCCGACGATCACGAAGGACGGCGTGTCGGTCGCCAAGGAAATCGAACTGAAGGACAAGTTCGAGAACATGGGCGCCCAGATCGTCAAGCAGGTAGCGTCGAAGACGGCCGGCGTGGCGGGCGATGGCACCACCACTGCCACCGTGCTGGCGCAGGCCATCGTGCAAGAGGGCATGAAGTACGTGGCCTCGGGCATGAACCCCATGGACCTGAAGCGCGGCGTGGACCAGGCCGTGCAGGCCGTGGTGGAAAATCTGAAAACGCTTTCCAAGCCCATCTCGACCAGCAAGGAAATTGCGCAGGTGGCGTCTTTGTCGGCCAATTCCGACGAGACCATCGGCCAGATCATTGCCCAGGCCATGGACAAGGTCGGCCGCGAAGGCGTCATCACGGTGGAAGACGGCAAGTCCTTGGACAACGAGCTGGATGTGGTCGAAGGCATGCAGTTTGACCGCGGCTACCTTAGCCCGTATTTCGTGACCGACCCCGAGAAGCAGGTGGCGCAACTGGACGAGCCGCTGGTGCTGCTGCATGACAAGAAGATCTCGAACATCCGCGATCTGTTGCCGGTGCTGGAAATTGCCGCCAAGGCGGGCAAGCCCTTGATGATCGTGGCCGAGGATGTGGACGGCGAAGCGCTGGCCACCTTGGTCGTGAACTCGATTCGCGGCGTGCTCAAAGTGGTGGCGGTAAAGGCCCCCGGCTTTGGCGACCGCCGCCGCGCGATGCTGGAAGATATCGCCATCCTGACGGGCGCGACCGTGATCTCGGACGAGACCGGCATGCAGTTGGAAAAGACCACGCTGGAACAGCTGGGCGGCGCGCAGCGCGTGGAAGTGCGCAAGGAAGCGTCCGTCATTATCGGCGGCGCGGGCAAGCAGGCGGATATCGAAGCGCGCGTGGCGGTGCTGCGCAAGCAGGTGGACGAAGCCACCAGCGACTACGACCGCGAAAAGCTGCAGGAACGCGTGGCGAAGCTGGCCGGCGGGGTTGCCGTGATCAAGGTGGGCGCCGCCACCGAGGTCGAGATGAAAGAGAAGAAGGACCGCGTGGACGACGCGCTGCACGCCACGCGTGCCGCCGTGGAAGAGGGCATTGTGCCCGGGGGCGGCGTGGCGTTGTTGCGGGCGCGCACGGCCATCCACGGCCTGAAAGGCGCCAACGCCGATCAGGACGCAGGCATCCGCATCGTGTTGCGCGCGCTGGAGGCGCCGTTGCGCGCCATCGTCACCAACGCGGGCGACGAGCCTTCGGTGATTGTGGCGAAGGTGCTGGAAGGCAAGGGCAACCATGGCTACGACGCGGCCACCGGCAACTACGGCGACCTGGTGGAACTGGGCGTGATCGACCCCACCAAGGTGACGCGCACCGCGTTGCAGAACGCGGCGTCCATCGCCGGCCTGATCCTCACCACGGACGCCACCGTGGCGCAACTGCCGGAGGAGTCCAAGGCGCCCGCCGCGCCCTCGCCTGAAATGTCGTTCTAA
- a CDS encoding SDR family oxidoreductase, with amino-acid sequence MHAPKTHQAWGGLHPMKRLGYIADIAQAVMYRGDAGFVTGEILHVDGGQVAGA; translated from the coding sequence ATGCATGCGCCCAAAACGCATCAGGCGTGGGGGGGATTGCATCCCATGAAGCGTTTGGGCTACATCGCCGATATCGCGCAGGCGGTAATGTATCGGGGGGACGCCGGCTTTGTGACTGGCGAAATCCTGCATGTCGATGGTGGCCAGGTGGCGGGCGCTTGA
- a CDS encoding NAD(P)/FAD-dependent oxidoreductase, which yields MLRLTEIKLPLNHTPEELPAAILKKLGIPASDLHGFTIFLRSYDARKKHNILLTYTLDIDVENEAALLARFHDDRHVKPTPDTEYKFVAQAPATLAKRPIVIGTGPCGLFAGLVLAQMGFKPIILERGKAVRERTKDTWGLWRKRILNPESNVQFGEGGAGTFSDGKLYSQIKDPKHYGEKVLKEFVLAGAPEEILYVSKPHIGTFRLVGMVEVMRDTITKLGGEVRFSSKVETLQRENGQVTGVTLASGEHIEADHVVLAIGHSARDTFQMLHDQGVYMEAKPFSIGFRIEHPQSLIDKARFGPSAGHPILGAADYKLVHHASNGRSVYSFCMCPGGTVVAATSEPNRVVTNGMSQYSRNERNANAGIVVGISPEQDYPEHVLAGVDFQRKWESQAFVLGGETYSAPGQLVGDFIAGKASTEFGSVLPSYTPGVHLTDLATALPDFAITAIREALPAFDKTIKGFGMHDAVLTGVETRTSSPVRIKRDNDTLQSLNTKGLFPAGEGAGYAGGILSAGVDGIKIAEAVALSIMGRQG from the coding sequence ATGTTGCGACTGACCGAAATCAAGCTGCCGTTGAACCACACGCCCGAAGAATTGCCCGCCGCGATTCTTAAGAAACTGGGCATTCCGGCTAGCGACCTGCACGGCTTCACCATCTTTCTGCGCAGCTACGATGCGCGCAAAAAGCACAATATCCTGCTGACCTACACGCTGGATATCGACGTGGAAAACGAAGCGGCGCTGCTTGCCCGCTTTCATGACGACCGTCATGTGAAGCCCACGCCCGACACCGAATACAAATTCGTCGCCCAGGCGCCCGCCACGTTGGCCAAGCGCCCCATCGTCATCGGCACCGGCCCCTGTGGCCTGTTCGCCGGCCTGGTGCTGGCGCAGATGGGCTTCAAGCCCATCATCCTGGAACGCGGCAAGGCCGTGCGGGAACGCACCAAGGACACCTGGGGCCTGTGGCGCAAGCGCATCCTGAACCCCGAGTCGAACGTGCAGTTTGGCGAAGGCGGCGCGGGCACGTTCTCGGACGGCAAGCTGTACAGCCAGATCAAAGACCCCAAGCACTATGGCGAAAAGGTCCTGAAGGAATTCGTGCTGGCCGGCGCGCCGGAAGAAATCCTGTATGTCAGCAAGCCGCACATCGGCACGTTCCGCCTGGTGGGCATGGTCGAAGTCATGCGCGACACCATCACCAAGCTGGGCGGCGAAGTGCGCTTTTCCAGCAAGGTGGAAACGCTGCAACGCGAAAACGGCCAGGTCACCGGCGTTACGCTGGCCAGCGGTGAACACATCGAGGCCGATCACGTGGTGCTGGCCATCGGCCACAGCGCGCGCGATACCTTCCAGATGCTGCATGACCAGGGCGTGTACATGGAAGCCAAGCCGTTTTCGATCGGCTTCCGTATCGAACACCCGCAATCCCTGATCGACAAGGCACGCTTCGGCCCCAGCGCCGGCCACCCCATCCTGGGCGCCGCCGACTACAAGCTGGTGCATCACGCCAGCAATGGGCGTTCGGTGTACAGCTTCTGCATGTGCCCGGGCGGCACCGTCGTGGCCGCCACGTCGGAACCCAACCGCGTCGTCACCAACGGCATGAGCCAGTATTCCCGCAACGAACGCAATGCCAACGCGGGCATCGTGGTGGGGATTTCACCCGAGCAAGACTACCCGGAACACGTGCTGGCCGGCGTGGACTTCCAGCGCAAATGGGAATCGCAGGCCTTCGTGCTGGGCGGCGAAACGTACAGCGCGCCCGGCCAGTTGGTGGGCGACTTCATCGCGGGCAAGGCGTCGACGGAATTCGGTTCCGTGCTGCCGTCCTACACGCCGGGCGTGCACCTGACCGACCTGGCGACCGCGCTGCCCGACTTCGCCATCACGGCCATTCGCGAAGCGCTGCCCGCCTTCGACAAGACCATCAAGGGCTTCGGCATGCACGACGCCGTGCTGACTGGCGTGGAAACGCGCACGTCGTCGCCCGTGCGGATCAAGCGCGACAACGACACGCTGCAAAGCCTGAATACCAAGGGCCTGTTCCCGGCCGGCGAAGGTGCCGGTTATGCGGGCGGGATTCTGTCGGCGGGCGTGGACGGCATCAAGATTGCCGAGGCCGTGGCGTTGAGCATCATGGGCCGCCAAGGCTGA
- a CDS encoding MBL fold metallo-hydrolase produces MTALTSCPAAQPSYPQSPQHHKGRFRNPLPRPSLGFWQGVKLMWTFFFAKPRGTVPEQTIPVRPLTLADLQAAPERSLYRLGHSTILMKLRGRYWLTDPVFSKRASPVQWAGPARFHAPPIYIEDLPPIAGVILSHNHYDHLDRAAIDKLAAKTARFITPLGVGDQLIAWGVDPARVEQLDWWQSTDVDGLRLTATPAQHFSGRGLTDTDRSLWASWVIQDADLRVFFSGDSGYFDGFKAIGNAYGPFDLTLMETGAYDKRWAFVHMQPEETLQAHLDLRGRWLLPIHNGTFDLALHAWEDPFERIAALASSKGVALTTPVMGERVAMEAPGAGTPWWRIGEAAS; encoded by the coding sequence GTGACCGCCCTCACCTCTTGCCCCGCCGCCCAACCCAGCTATCCGCAGTCACCCCAACACCACAAAGGCCGTTTCCGCAACCCGCTGCCGCGCCCCTCGCTGGGCTTCTGGCAAGGCGTGAAGCTCATGTGGACGTTCTTCTTCGCCAAGCCCCGTGGCACGGTCCCCGAGCAAACGATTCCCGTGCGCCCCCTCACCTTGGCCGACCTGCAAGCCGCGCCCGAGCGCAGCCTGTACCGCCTGGGCCATTCGACCATCCTGATGAAACTGCGTGGCCGCTACTGGCTGACCGACCCGGTTTTCTCCAAGCGCGCCTCGCCCGTGCAATGGGCCGGCCCGGCGCGCTTTCACGCGCCCCCTATTTACATCGAAGACCTGCCGCCCATTGCCGGCGTGATCCTGTCGCACAACCACTACGACCACCTGGACCGCGCCGCCATCGACAAGCTGGCCGCCAAGACCGCCCGCTTCATCACCCCCTTGGGCGTGGGCGACCAGCTCATCGCCTGGGGCGTCGACCCCGCCCGCGTCGAACAACTGGACTGGTGGCAATCCACCGACGTCGACGGGCTACGCCTGACCGCCACGCCGGCCCAACACTTTTCAGGACGCGGCTTGACCGACACGGACCGCAGCCTATGGGCCTCGTGGGTCATCCAGGACGCCGACCTGCGCGTCTTCTTCAGCGGCGACAGCGGTTACTTCGACGGCTTCAAGGCCATCGGTAACGCCTACGGCCCCTTCGACCTGACGCTGATGGAAACCGGCGCCTACGACAAGCGCTGGGCCTTCGTGCACATGCAGCCCGAAGAAACCCTGCAAGCCCACCTGGACCTGCGCGGCCGCTGGCTGCTGCCGATTCATAACGGCACGTTCGACCTGGCACTGCATGCGTGGGAAGACCCGTTTGAACGGATCGCGGCGCTGGCGTCGTCCAAAGGGGTGGCACTGACGACGCCCGTGATGGGGGAACGGGTGGCGATGGAAGCCCCCGGGGCCGGCACCCCGTGGTGGCGAATTGGGGAGGCCGCCTCTTGA
- the groES gene encoding co-chaperone GroES: MKIRPLYDRVIVKRIEQERKTASGIVIPDSAAEKPEQGEVVAVGSGKVGRDGAVQPLQLKVGDHVLFGKYAGQTVKVDGQELLVMREDDVLAVLEPARDTLKKAA, encoded by the coding sequence ATGAAGATCCGTCCCCTCTATGACCGGGTAATCGTCAAGCGCATCGAACAGGAACGCAAGACCGCATCCGGCATCGTGATTCCCGATTCCGCGGCGGAAAAGCCCGAGCAGGGCGAAGTCGTGGCGGTCGGTAGCGGCAAGGTCGGTCGCGACGGCGCCGTGCAGCCACTGCAACTGAAGGTGGGTGACCACGTCCTCTTCGGCAAGTACGCCGGGCAAACCGTGAAAGTCGACGGCCAGGAGCTGTTGGTGATGCGGGAAGACGATGTGCTGGCGGTGCTGGAACCCGCCCGCGACACGTTGAAGAAAGCGGCTTGA
- a CDS encoding Hsp20/alpha crystallin family protein: MATYPFFDSGISSALDTLQQLDKILRSSTAPSNLRSTARGDFPPVNVGACADSIEVVAFVPGVDPEALEVTMEKGLLSISGERREEEPAGQTTLYARERARGRFSRVVELPSDADPENIQARYTDGCLCISIGKRESAKPRLISVQ, translated from the coding sequence ATGGCAACGTATCCATTTTTCGATAGCGGCATCAGTTCCGCCCTGGACACCCTGCAACAGCTGGACAAAATCCTGCGGTCCTCGACCGCGCCTTCCAATCTGCGATCCACCGCGCGCGGCGACTTTCCGCCCGTGAACGTGGGCGCCTGCGCCGATTCCATTGAAGTTGTGGCCTTCGTGCCCGGCGTGGACCCGGAAGCGCTTGAGGTCACCATGGAAAAAGGCCTGCTGAGCATTTCCGGCGAACGGCGCGAAGAGGAACCTGCCGGGCAAACCACCCTGTACGCCCGCGAACGCGCGCGTGGCCGCTTCAGCCGCGTGGTGGAACTGCCCAGCGACGCGGATCCCGAGAACATCCAGGCGCGCTACACCGACGGCTGCCTTTGCATCTCGATCGGCAAGCGCGAATCCGCCAAGCCGCGCCTGATCTCCGTCCAATGA
- a CDS encoding Hsp20/alpha crystallin family protein, translated as MEERNQLAATRGSESLAKVSNDSNRPATLPAVDIYENATGITLLADLPGVSKDRLSIKVQSNELLIEGEAAVQVPAEVRLVHNELREPLFRRSFTLGHDLDKDHITANLKHGVLTLQIPRLREAQPRKISVTVS; from the coding sequence ATGGAAGAACGCAACCAACTGGCCGCCACGCGCGGCTCGGAATCTTTGGCCAAGGTCTCGAACGACAGCAACCGCCCCGCCACCCTGCCCGCCGTGGACATTTACGAGAACGCCACCGGCATTACGCTCTTGGCCGACCTGCCGGGCGTGTCCAAGGACAGGCTGTCGATCAAGGTGCAGTCGAACGAACTGCTGATCGAAGGCGAAGCGGCCGTGCAGGTGCCGGCCGAGGTGCGGCTGGTGCACAACGAGCTGCGCGAACCCCTGTTCCGCCGCAGCTTCACGCTGGGCCATGACCTGGACAAGGACCACATCACCGCCAACTTGAAGCACGGCGTGCTGACCTTGCAGATTCCGCGCCTGCGTGAAGCACAGCCCCGCAAAATCTCGGTC